A single window of Polaribacter sp. SA4-10 DNA harbors:
- a CDS encoding glutaredoxin, protein MKITLYGKQGHAYTVAFKNFLNSTDVPYVYKDVSKDVAAREHSKELYNGVVKFPTLFVNDEVYLTPTTEEFNKIMQDLKLRA, encoded by the coding sequence ATGAAAATAACTTTATACGGAAAACAAGGACATGCATATACCGTTGCTTTTAAAAATTTTTTAAATTCAACAGATGTTCCTTATGTTTATAAAGACGTTTCTAAAGATGTTGCAGCTAGAGAACATAGCAAAGAATTATACAATGGTGTTGTAAAGTTTCCTACGTTATTTGTAAATGATGAGGTGTATTTAACACCAACAACAGAAGAGTTTAATAAAATAATGCAAGATTTAAAATTAAGAGCATAA
- a CDS encoding MarR family winged helix-turn-helix transcriptional regulator — MGDISKDINSKFVSNKVKALINIKYTSNWLSSKENDFFKPYGISPQQYNILRILRGAKDKIKVQIVKDRMIERAPNATRLMDKLCDKRFIERERCEHDRRVVYVKITKSGLELLTTIDDNRNLPFLDNLTDEEAIILSDLLDKIR; from the coding sequence ATGGGAGATATTTCTAAAGACATCAACTCTAAGTTTGTAAGTAATAAAGTAAAAGCGTTAATCAATATAAAATATACCTCTAATTGGTTAAGCAGTAAAGAAAACGACTTTTTTAAACCGTATGGTATTTCTCCACAGCAATATAATATTTTAAGGATTTTACGAGGTGCAAAAGATAAAATTAAAGTTCAGATTGTAAAAGATAGAATGATTGAACGTGCTCCTAATGCTACACGTTTAATGGATAAATTATGTGATAAACGTTTTATTGAAAGAGAACGTTGTGAACATGATAGAAGAGTAGTATATGTGAAAATTACTAAATCTGGATTAGAATTATTAACAACTATTGATGATAATAGGAATTTGCCTTTTTTAGATAATTTAACAGATGAAGAGGCAATTATTTTAAGCGATTTATTAGATAAAATTAGATAG
- a CDS encoding pirin family protein produces the protein MKKIIHTAVTRGNANHGWLQANHSFSFANFYDPNRTQFGALRVLNDDLIAPSMGFGKHPHNDMEIITIPLSGVLKHKDNMANDWIPVLPGEVQVMSAGTGVQHSEINGSAKEHLSLFQIWIIPEKNGLAPRYDQKEFNQNERKNKLQVLVSSFNSDDENSLKIHQDAQISRIDLDENETFNYQLKSKNHGVYVLNIFGDFEIDTTKLLPRDAVGIYDTDRFEIKTTSESQLLLIEVPM, from the coding sequence ATGAAAAAAATAATTCATACAGCAGTAACAAGAGGAAATGCAAATCATGGTTGGTTACAAGCAAATCATTCATTTAGTTTTGCTAATTTTTATGATCCAAATAGAACACAGTTTGGAGCGTTAAGAGTTTTAAATGATGATTTAATTGCGCCAAGTATGGGGTTTGGAAAGCATCCACACAATGATATGGAAATTATAACAATTCCATTATCTGGTGTTTTAAAACATAAAGATAATATGGCAAATGATTGGATCCCTGTTTTACCAGGAGAAGTTCAAGTAATGTCTGCAGGAACTGGAGTTCAACATTCAGAAATCAATGGTTCTGCAAAAGAACATTTGAGTTTATTTCAAATCTGGATCATCCCAGAAAAAAATGGATTAGCACCAAGATATGATCAAAAAGAATTTAATCAAAATGAAAGAAAAAATAAATTACAAGTATTGGTAAGTTCTTTTAATTCTGATGATGAGAATAGTTTGAAAATTCATCAAGATGCGCAGATTTCTAGAATTGATTTAGATGAAAATGAAACATTTAATTATCAATTAAAATCTAAAAATCATGGAGTTTATGTACTGAATATTTTTGGCGATTTTGAAATAGATACAACAAAATTACTACCTAGAGATGCTGTGGGTATTTATGATACTGATCGTTTTGAAATAAAAACAACATCAGAGTCACAACTTTTATTAATAGAAGTTCCTATGTAA
- a CDS encoding NADPH-dependent 2,4-dienoyl-CoA reductase encodes MKYKHIFEPLDLGFTTLKNRILMGSMHTGLEEEKDGIDRIATYYAERARGGVGLIVTGGISPNVQGWTAPFSARMSTNKHAKHHKKITEAVHKEGGKICMQILHAGRYGYHPFNVAPSAIKSPITPFKPFKLKESGIKRTIKDFVNCAKLSKVAGYDGVEIMGSEGYLINQFIAKRTNKRTDSWGGDYENRMRLPIELVKQTREVVGKEFIIIYRLSMLDLVENGSTWQEVVQLAKEIEKAGATIINTGIGWHEARIPTISTSVPRAAFTWVTKKMKEEIKIPLITSNRINMPETAEKVLADGDADIISMARPFLADSEWVNKAAQNKSDEINTCIGCNQACLDHVFEQKVASCLVNPRACHETELNYLPTSNKKKIAVIGSGPAGLAASTIAAQRGHEVTLFDADKEVGGQFNIAKQIPGKEEFYETIRYFNKQIVLHHVTVKLNTRVSTEDLLKSDFDEIVIATGIKPRELKIEGIENDKVLSYIDVLKFKKPVGKRVAVIGAGGIGFDVSEYLVHEGESTSLNIDAWLKEWGIDKSLEARSGTEGVKAEVHPSPRQVFMFKRSKGKFGSNLGKTTGWIHRSSLKKKNVQFINEVQYTKIDDKGLHYTQNGESRLLEVDTIVICAGQTPFKELYQPLLDAGKNVHVIGGADFASELDAKRAINQGARLAAKL; translated from the coding sequence ATGAAATACAAACATATTTTTGAGCCATTAGATTTAGGTTTTACAACCTTAAAAAATAGAATTTTAATGGGTTCTATGCATACGGGTTTAGAAGAAGAAAAAGATGGAATAGATAGAATAGCAACTTATTATGCAGAAAGAGCAAGAGGAGGAGTAGGTTTAATTGTTACCGGAGGAATTTCACCAAATGTTCAAGGTTGGACAGCGCCTTTTTCTGCAAGAATGTCTACAAATAAGCACGCAAAACACCATAAAAAAATAACAGAAGCTGTACATAAAGAAGGAGGTAAAATTTGTATGCAAATTTTACATGCTGGTCGGTATGGGTATCATCCTTTTAATGTTGCACCTTCAGCAATAAAATCTCCAATAACACCATTTAAACCATTTAAATTAAAAGAATCTGGTATTAAACGTACAATTAAAGATTTTGTAAACTGTGCAAAATTATCTAAAGTTGCAGGTTATGATGGTGTCGAAATTATGGGGTCAGAAGGCTACTTAATTAATCAATTTATAGCAAAGAGAACCAATAAAAGAACAGATTCTTGGGGAGGAGATTATGAAAACAGAATGCGTTTGCCAATAGAATTGGTAAAACAAACGAGAGAAGTTGTTGGAAAGGAATTTATTATTATCTACCGTTTATCAATGTTAGATTTAGTAGAAAATGGAAGTACTTGGCAAGAAGTTGTTCAGCTAGCAAAAGAAATAGAAAAAGCGGGTGCAACAATTATTAATACTGGTATTGGTTGGCATGAAGCAAGAATACCAACAATTTCAACTTCAGTTCCTAGAGCTGCATTTACTTGGGTCACAAAGAAGATGAAAGAAGAAATTAAGATTCCTTTAATTACTTCTAATAGAATAAATATGCCAGAAACTGCAGAAAAAGTTTTGGCAGATGGCGATGCAGATATTATTTCTATGGCACGTCCTTTTTTAGCAGATTCAGAATGGGTAAACAAAGCAGCACAAAATAAATCTGATGAAATAAATACATGTATTGGTTGTAATCAAGCGTGTTTAGATCATGTTTTTGAACAAAAAGTAGCAAGCTGTTTGGTAAACCCAAGAGCTTGTCATGAAACAGAATTAAATTATTTACCAACATCAAATAAGAAGAAAATTGCGGTTATTGGGTCGGGTCCTGCAGGTTTAGCAGCTTCAACTATTGCAGCACAAAGAGGTCATGAAGTTACTTTGTTTGATGCGGATAAAGAAGTTGGAGGGCAGTTTAATATCGCGAAGCAAATACCCGGTAAAGAAGAATTTTATGAAACAATTAGATATTTTAATAAGCAAATAGTATTGCACCATGTAACTGTAAAATTAAATACTAGAGTTTCTACAGAAGATTTGTTAAAATCAGATTTTGATGAAATTGTTATAGCAACAGGTATAAAACCTAGAGAATTAAAAATAGAAGGAATTGAAAATGATAAAGTGTTGAGTTATATTGATGTTTTAAAATTTAAAAAACCAGTAGGTAAAAGAGTTGCAGTAATTGGAGCTGGAGGAATTGGTTTTGATGTTTCAGAATATTTAGTTCATGAAGGAGAATCTACCTCCCTAAATATTGATGCTTGGTTAAAAGAGTGGGGAATTGATAAGTCTTTGGAAGCTAGAAGTGGAACAGAGGGTGTAAAAGCAGAAGTTCATCCATCTCCAAGACAAGTGTTTATGTTTAAAAGAAGTAAAGGGAAATTTGGAAGTAACTTAGGGAAAACTACAGGTTGGATTCATCGTTCTTCTTTAAAGAAGAAAAATGTTCAGTTTATCAATGAAGTTCAATATACAAAAATTGATGATAAAGGGTTGCATTATACACAAAATGGAGAGTCTAGATTATTAGAAGTTGATACGATCGTTATTTGTGCTGGTCAAACTCCTTTTAAAGAATTATATCAACCATTATTAGATGCGGGTAAAAACGTACATGTAATTGGTGGTGCAGATTTTGCATCAGAATTAGATGCAAAAAGAGCGATTAATCAAGGAGCAAGGTTGGCTGCAAAATTGTAG